A section of the Paenibacillus yonginensis genome encodes:
- the sdhB gene encoding succinate dehydrogenase iron-sulfur subunit translates to MAETTASKKVKFIITRQDDPKSPSYTEEFELNYRPGMNVISALMEIQRNPVNAGGKHTAPVCWESNCLEEVCGACSMVINGKPRQACAALVDKLEQPVRIEPMKTFPVVRDLIIDRSRMFNALKRVKAWIPIDGTYDLGPGPRMAEKKRQWAYELSKCMTCGVCLEACPNVNDKTNFIGPAPISQVRLFNAHPTGEMNAEERLEALMEDGGIEGCGNSQNCVRSCPKGIPLTTSIAEMNKQTTKHMFKRWLTS, encoded by the coding sequence ATGGCCGAAACAACCGCATCCAAAAAAGTGAAGTTTATCATCACCCGTCAGGATGATCCGAAATCTCCCTCCTACACGGAGGAGTTTGAGCTTAACTACCGCCCCGGCATGAACGTGATCAGCGCGCTGATGGAAATTCAGCGCAATCCGGTTAACGCCGGCGGCAAACATACGGCACCTGTATGCTGGGAGTCCAACTGTCTGGAGGAAGTATGCGGAGCTTGCTCGATGGTCATCAACGGCAAACCCCGTCAGGCCTGCGCCGCTTTGGTCGACAAGCTGGAGCAGCCGGTGCGCATCGAACCGATGAAGACCTTCCCGGTCGTACGTGATTTGATTATCGACCGCAGCCGCATGTTTAATGCACTGAAGCGGGTAAAAGCCTGGATTCCGATCGACGGCACGTATGATTTGGGGCCGGGGCCGCGGATGGCGGAGAAGAAACGCCAGTGGGCTTACGAGCTGTCCAAATGCATGACTTGCGGCGTCTGCCTGGAAGCTTGCCCGAACGTCAATGACAAAACCAATTTCATTGGCCCAGCGCCGATTTCCCAGGTTCGTCTGTTCAATGCTCATCCAACAGGCGAAATGAACGCGGAGGAACGTCTGGAGGCGCTGATGGAAGACGGCGGCATCGAAGGCTGCGGCAACTCCCAGAACTGCGTGCGCTCTTGTCCTAAAGGCATTCCGCTGACAACTTCCATTGCCGAAATGAATAAACAGACTACCAAACACATGTTCAAACGTTGGCTGACGAGCTGA
- the sdhA gene encoding succinate dehydrogenase flavoprotein subunit, which produces MAKKSIIVVGGGLAGLMATIKAAEAGVQVALFSLVPVKRSHSVCAQGGINGAVNTKGEGDSPWEHFDDTVYGGDFLANQPPVKAMCEAAPGIIHLMDRMGVMFNRTPEGLLDFRRFGGTQYHRTAFAGATTGQQLLYALDEQVRRFESEGLVTKYESWEFLKAVIDDEGICRGITAQNLRSMEVVTFKADATILATGGPGIIFGKTTNSVINTGTAASAVYQQGVDYANGEFIQIHPTAIPGDDKLRLMSESARGEGGRIWTYKDGKPWYFLEEKYPAYGNLVPRDIATREIFHVCVDQKLGINGENMVYLDLSHKDPKELDVKLGGIIEIYEKFMGDDPRKIPMKIFPAVHYSMGGLWVDYNQMTSIPGLFAAGECEYQYHGANRLGANSLLSAIYGGMVAGPKAVEYIRGLKKSAEDVSSSVYEAAKKAEEQKYEGILAMNGTENAYVIHKELGEWMTDNMTVVRYNNKLEATINKIKELKERHKRININDTSRWNNAGAAFTRQLGNMLELAEAMTTGALLRNESRGAHYKPDFPNRNDEEFLKTTRAKFTPDGPQISYEDVDVSLIPPRIRDYSKDKH; this is translated from the coding sequence ATGGCTAAAAAAAGCATTATTGTCGTCGGAGGAGGCCTGGCCGGCCTGATGGCGACTATTAAGGCAGCCGAGGCGGGCGTTCAGGTAGCCCTGTTCTCGCTGGTTCCGGTTAAACGTTCGCACTCCGTTTGCGCCCAGGGCGGCATCAACGGAGCGGTAAATACAAAAGGCGAAGGCGACTCCCCTTGGGAGCATTTTGACGATACGGTCTACGGCGGCGATTTCCTGGCGAACCAGCCTCCGGTTAAAGCGATGTGCGAGGCGGCGCCGGGCATCATCCACCTGATGGACCGCATGGGCGTTATGTTCAACCGCACCCCGGAAGGTCTGCTGGATTTCCGCCGTTTCGGCGGGACCCAATACCACCGCACGGCTTTTGCCGGGGCGACCACCGGGCAGCAGCTGCTGTACGCGCTGGATGAGCAGGTGCGCCGGTTTGAATCGGAGGGCCTGGTGACGAAATATGAATCCTGGGAATTCCTGAAGGCCGTCATTGACGATGAAGGCATCTGCCGGGGGATTACTGCCCAAAATCTCAGATCCATGGAAGTAGTGACCTTTAAGGCGGATGCCACGATTTTGGCGACCGGCGGTCCCGGCATTATTTTCGGCAAAACGACCAACTCGGTCATCAACACTGGTACTGCGGCAAGCGCCGTGTACCAGCAGGGCGTCGATTACGCCAACGGCGAGTTTATTCAGATCCATCCGACGGCAATTCCCGGCGACGATAAGCTGCGCCTGATGTCCGAATCGGCCCGCGGCGAAGGCGGTCGGATCTGGACCTACAAGGACGGCAAGCCGTGGTACTTCCTCGAGGAGAAGTATCCCGCATACGGCAACCTGGTGCCGCGCGATATCGCCACCCGCGAAATCTTCCACGTGTGTGTGGACCAGAAGCTGGGCATCAACGGTGAGAACATGGTATACCTCGATTTGTCGCATAAAGATCCGAAGGAGCTGGACGTGAAGCTCGGCGGCATCATTGAAATCTACGAGAAGTTTATGGGCGACGACCCGCGTAAAATTCCGATGAAAATCTTCCCTGCGGTCCACTATTCCATGGGCGGCCTGTGGGTCGATTACAATCAGATGACAAGCATTCCGGGGCTGTTTGCCGCAGGGGAATGCGAATATCAATACCACGGCGCGAACCGTCTGGGAGCCAACTCGTTGCTGTCGGCCATTTACGGCGGCATGGTTGCCGGACCGAAGGCAGTCGAATATATCCGCGGCCTCAAGAAATCGGCAGAGGACGTATCTTCTTCCGTCTATGAGGCAGCCAAGAAAGCGGAAGAACAGAAATACGAGGGCATTCTGGCCATGAACGGCACGGAAAATGCTTACGTCATCCACAAGGAGCTAGGCGAATGGATGACCGACAACATGACTGTGGTTCGCTACAACAACAAGCTGGAAGCGACGATCAACAAAATCAAGGAATTGAAAGAGCGCCATAAACGCATCAACATCAACGATACTTCCCGCTGGAACAATGCAGGCGCTGCTTTCACCCGTCAGCTCGGCAACATGCTGGAGCTGGCTGAAGCGATGACGACAGGCGCTCTGCTGCGCAATGAAAGCCGCGGCGCGCATTACAAGCCGGATTTCCCAAACCGGAACGATGAAGAATTCCTGAAGACGACCCGGGCGAAATTCACCCCGGACGGACCGCAGATTAGTTATGAGGACGTGGACGTATCGCTGATCCCGCCGCGGATTCGGGACTACTCCAAGGACAAACACTAA
- a CDS encoding succinate dehydrogenase cytochrome b558 subunit, translated as MKGFYSRKLHSLLGIIPLGFFLLEHMITNFSAVEGGPEGFRDAVKWINSLPLVLVLEILFIWLPLLYHGVYGTYIAFQAKPNNNRFKHERNLRYTLQRVTGIIALFFIGWHIWQTRIQVSLGNVTHEGLGKWMHDIVTQPVYFIIYLISVIAVSFHFTNGLWSFMVSWGITVGPRSQRVSSYICMGLFVIVAVMFTWSLFVFRGIEFEADGTAMLQTLKTFIG; from the coding sequence ATGAAAGGGTTTTATTCCAGAAAGCTGCACTCGCTATTGGGGATCATTCCGTTAGGTTTTTTTCTGCTGGAGCACATGATCACCAACTTTTCGGCCGTTGAAGGCGGACCGGAGGGATTCAGGGACGCGGTAAAATGGATTAACAGTCTGCCGCTGGTGCTCGTGCTTGAAATTTTGTTTATATGGCTGCCGCTGCTGTACCACGGTGTTTATGGCACTTATATTGCTTTTCAGGCCAAGCCGAACAACAACCGCTTCAAGCACGAACGCAATCTCCGGTATACGCTGCAACGGGTGACGGGGATTATTGCCTTGTTCTTTATCGGCTGGCATATCTGGCAGACGCGGATTCAGGTTTCCTTGGGCAATGTGACGCATGAAGGGCTGGGCAAATGGATGCATGACATCGTGACGCAGCCGGTTTATTTCATCATTTACCTGATCAGCGTGATCGCGGTATCGTTCCATTTTACGAACGGGCTTTGGTCGTTTATGGTCAGCTGGGGTATCACGGTCGGACCGCGCTCCCAGCGGGTTTCTTCTTATATTTGCATGGGATTGTTTGTCATTGTCGCCGTCATGTTCACCTGGTCGCTGTTTGTATTCCGCGGCATTGAATTTGAGGCGGACGGTACGGCTATGCTTCAGACGCTGAAGACGTTCATAGGATAA
- a CDS encoding LysR family transcriptional regulator: protein MNEDLWVFATVVEQSSLNKASKLLNLSQPALSRKIAKLEEELGVVLFDRKGKRLELTETGQAAYNYAIEQRSRHNEFMKSISRFKNPVRTIATVGASLTTIQTTLPPLIEALMDKYPDTELKLVTGKTHEIVSQVKENKLDLGVIASSISDPGLQCIPLFQDHLMLVVPRKHKLTRIGRAVVMEDLNGLPMITFSKDTWYRRLVDNLFGKYAVNPDTRMEIDSFEAIVRLLPICKAAALLPRSYLRPQLLRENELVSLPMKELGETRRATCLIYPLQPENGSQALEWAAEIKDLFRSSLSFPVEESLV, encoded by the coding sequence ATGAACGAGGATTTATGGGTATTTGCCACTGTAGTCGAGCAGTCAAGCCTGAACAAGGCATCAAAGCTGTTAAATTTGTCTCAGCCTGCCTTATCCCGCAAAATTGCCAAGCTCGAGGAGGAGCTGGGGGTCGTGTTGTTCGACCGCAAAGGAAAAAGGCTCGAGCTGACCGAAACCGGCCAGGCCGCTTACAACTATGCCATTGAACAGCGGTCGCGCCATAACGAGTTTATGAAGTCCATCTCCCGCTTCAAGAATCCTGTAAGGACTATTGCTACGGTAGGCGCTAGCCTGACCACCATTCAAACGACGCTTCCGCCGCTGATTGAAGCGCTGATGGATAAATATCCGGATACCGAGCTGAAGCTGGTAACGGGCAAAACGCATGAAATCGTATCTCAAGTGAAGGAAAATAAACTTGATCTCGGCGTCATTGCCTCCTCCATCTCCGATCCCGGCCTGCAATGCATTCCGCTGTTCCAGGATCACCTGATGCTGGTGGTCCCCCGCAAGCACAAGCTGACGCGGATCGGACGCGCCGTCGTCATGGAGGATTTGAACGGACTGCCGATGATTACCTTCTCCAAGGATACCTGGTACCGCAGGCTGGTTGACAACCTGTTCGGCAAATACGCCGTGAATCCCGACACCCGGATGGAGATTGACTCCTTCGAAGCCATCGTCCGGCTGCTGCCGATCTGCAAAGCCGCGGCCCTGCTGCCCCGATCTTATTTGCGGCCGCAGCTGCTGCGCGAGAACGAGCTTGTTTCGCTGCCGATGAAGGAGCTCGGCGAAACGCGGCGCGCCACCTGTCTCATCTATCCGCTGCAGCCCGAGAACGGCAGCCAGGCCCTGGAATGGGCCGCGGAAATCAAGGATTTATTCCGCAGCAGCTTGTCCTTTCCGGTTGAAGAATCTTTGGTGTGA
- a CDS encoding nitric oxide synthase oxygenase, protein MLNKGTAAALLEKAAVFIRSSYPELGKGPEETEHRISEITSSIVKTGTYCHTAEELAFGAKAAWRNSSRCIGRLFWDSLAVRDARQLETAAEVAEAIFEHISTATNGGKIKPTITIFRQALEGREIRIWNHQLIRYAGYETEEDGIVGDPASLELTDAALRLGWKGAGTPFDVLPLILQIDGQEPEWFPLPEELVLEVPLSHPDNPAFDRLGLRWYGVPFIADMALEIGGLRYTAAPFNGWYMETEIGARNLADQGRYNKLPEVADAFGLDRSSPATLWKDRALVELNVAVLHSFKRHGVSIVDHHTAAQQFVRFEEREAAEGREVNGRWTWLIPPMSPAATPIWDRPYQEREVSPNYVYQERPYGPGRGSGEGEAAAESGAGAGARVEAGAGASGRIEGMASISASHPGEGEARPPMQGCPFHS, encoded by the coding sequence GTGTTAAATAAGGGTACGGCTGCTGCTTTATTAGAGAAGGCCGCAGTCTTCATCCGGTCGAGTTATCCGGAATTAGGCAAAGGTCCGGAGGAAACCGAGCACCGGATCAGTGAAATTACGTCAAGCATTGTGAAAACAGGCACTTACTGTCATACTGCCGAAGAATTGGCATTCGGTGCCAAAGCCGCCTGGCGCAACAGCAGCCGCTGCATCGGCCGTCTGTTCTGGGATTCGCTAGCCGTACGCGATGCCCGTCAGCTGGAGACGGCTGCGGAGGTGGCGGAAGCCATCTTTGAGCATATCAGCACTGCTACTAATGGCGGGAAGATCAAACCGACGATCACGATTTTTCGTCAGGCCTTGGAAGGGCGGGAGATCCGCATCTGGAACCATCAGCTGATTCGCTATGCCGGTTACGAGACGGAGGAGGACGGGATAGTCGGCGATCCGGCGTCACTGGAGCTGACCGATGCGGCTCTTCGCCTCGGTTGGAAGGGAGCCGGCACGCCGTTCGACGTACTGCCGCTGATTCTTCAAATCGACGGGCAGGAACCGGAATGGTTCCCGCTGCCGGAAGAGCTTGTGCTGGAGGTGCCGCTGAGCCATCCGGACAATCCGGCGTTTGACAGGCTGGGCCTGCGTTGGTACGGCGTTCCGTTTATTGCCGATATGGCGCTGGAGATTGGCGGTCTCCGGTACACCGCAGCACCGTTTAACGGCTGGTACATGGAGACGGAGATCGGCGCCCGCAATCTGGCTGACCAAGGCCGTTACAACAAGCTGCCGGAGGTTGCCGATGCGTTTGGACTCGATCGGAGCAGTCCAGCTACGCTGTGGAAGGACCGCGCGCTTGTGGAGCTGAATGTGGCCGTCCTGCATTCATTCAAGCGGCACGGGGTCAGCATCGTGGATCATCACACGGCCGCGCAGCAGTTTGTCAGATTCGAGGAGCGCGAAGCCGCGGAAGGCAGGGAGGTCAACGGACGCTGGACCTGGCTGATCCCGCCGATGTCCCCGGCGGCGACGCCGATTTGGGACCGGCCCTATCAGGAACGGGAGGTTTCGCCGAACTATGTGTACCAGGAGCGGCCGTATGGGCCGGGGCGGGGCAGTGGTGAAGGGGAGGCGGCAGCCGAAAGCGGAGCAGGAGCCGGAGCAAGAGTGGAAGCCGGAGCCGGAGCAAGCGGCCGCATAGAAGGGATGGCCTCGATTTCAGCATCTCATCCGGGCGAGGGTGAAGCACGACCGCCTATGCAGGGCTGCCCGTTCCATTCCTGA
- a CDS encoding potassium channel family protein, with the protein MKNQQFVVIGLGRFGSSLALELMDLGYEVLGVDRNEEVVDEMSNFLTYAVVADATDEDMLRSLGIRNFDCGIVAIGDDIQMSILAAILLKEMGIRQVVAKAISVLHGRALEKLGVDRVIFPERDMGIRVAHQLVTPNLLDYIELSKDYSIVELTVPAALDGKTIGEVNARSRFGCSIVAVQKPGGCLIAPTSLDLMNTNDIMVVIGNNNSIHDFETAIDEYGQEPQ; encoded by the coding sequence ATGAAAAATCAGCAATTTGTTGTCATCGGCCTCGGCCGTTTCGGTTCAAGCCTTGCGCTTGAATTGATGGATTTAGGATATGAGGTGCTCGGCGTAGACCGGAATGAAGAGGTTGTCGATGAAATGAGCAACTTTCTTACTTATGCGGTGGTGGCGGATGCGACGGACGAGGATATGCTGCGTTCGCTGGGTATCCGTAATTTCGACTGCGGCATCGTGGCGATCGGAGACGATATCCAGATGAGCATTCTCGCCGCGATCCTGCTCAAAGAAATGGGTATCCGCCAGGTTGTCGCCAAAGCCATTTCCGTGCTCCACGGCAGGGCTTTGGAGAAGCTGGGCGTGGACCGCGTTATTTTTCCGGAACGTGATATGGGCATTCGGGTGGCCCACCAGCTGGTGACGCCAAATTTGCTGGATTACATTGAATTATCCAAAGACTACAGTATCGTGGAGTTAACGGTGCCGGCAGCGCTGGACGGGAAGACGATCGGCGAAGTGAATGCCCGTTCCCGCTTCGGCTGCAGTATCGTTGCGGTTCAGAAGCCCGGCGGGTGCCTGATTGCCCCCACGTCGTTGGACTTGATGAACACGAATGATATAATGGTGGTTATAGGCAATAATAACAGCATTCATGATTTTGAAACGGCCATAGATGAATATGGACAAGAGCCTCAATAA
- a CDS encoding TrkH family potassium uptake protein, producing the protein MKKRKFSPPQILVLGFALIIAIGTFLLMLPISIKQDGRLSWIDALFTATSATCVTGLTVKDTGTFFTPFGQVVILALVQVGGLGFMTMATLFSLVLKRRISLKDRLLLQQAMNQNTMEGIVRLIRKVMVYSVVIEGTAALALTLRWAVEMPFSQAVYYGVFHAISLFNNAGFDLLGNFQSLTRHVSDPIVNLISMVLIISGGIGFIVISDLVDYRKHRGLSLHSKVVLSMSGALIAIGAIVIFIFEFTNPYTLEPLNWAGKIWSSFFQSITPRSGGVATLDIASMRHATQFFIIILMFIGAAPGSTGGGIKVTTFAILIGAMFSMIRGRDDIVMFRYRIVQERIVKALTITLLTLFLLIFIAMVLSTTESADFLSILFETTSAFSTVGLSMGLTTKLTVFGKIVICITMFIGRLGPLTLAYALGPKKGRELYRHPEGQMIIG; encoded by the coding sequence TTGAAAAAACGCAAATTTTCACCGCCGCAGATCCTGGTGCTGGGTTTTGCTTTAATTATAGCAATAGGCACTTTTTTGTTGATGCTGCCCATTTCCATTAAACAAGACGGGCGGCTTTCCTGGATTGACGCCTTGTTTACGGCTACCTCCGCGACGTGCGTAACTGGTCTTACTGTTAAGGACACCGGGACCTTCTTTACACCGTTTGGTCAGGTCGTCATCCTGGCTCTGGTCCAGGTCGGCGGACTCGGCTTTATGACGATGGCTACATTGTTCTCGCTGGTTCTGAAGCGGCGGATTTCTTTAAAGGACCGGCTGCTGCTGCAGCAGGCCATGAATCAGAATACAATGGAGGGCATCGTGCGACTGATCCGCAAGGTGATGGTTTATTCGGTCGTTATAGAAGGCACGGCCGCTCTGGCTCTGACCTTGCGCTGGGCTGTGGAGATGCCGTTTAGTCAGGCGGTTTATTATGGCGTCTTTCATGCGATCTCGTTGTTTAACAACGCCGGCTTTGACCTGCTTGGCAACTTTCAGAGCTTGACACGGCATGTATCCGACCCGATCGTCAACCTGATCAGCATGGTGCTTATTATTTCCGGAGGCATCGGATTTATTGTCATCTCGGACCTGGTAGATTACCGCAAGCACCGCGGGCTTTCACTGCACTCCAAAGTAGTATTATCTATGTCCGGCGCTTTAATCGCAATCGGGGCTATTGTGATTTTTATCTTTGAGTTCACCAATCCCTATACGCTCGAACCGCTTAACTGGGCAGGAAAAATCTGGAGTTCGTTCTTCCAGTCGATAACGCCTCGTTCCGGGGGCGTGGCCACTTTAGATATCGCTTCTATGCGCCATGCGACCCAGTTCTTTATTATTATTCTGATGTTTATCGGCGCAGCTCCAGGTTCGACAGGCGGCGGGATCAAAGTGACGACCTTTGCGATTCTGATCGGAGCGATGTTCTCCATGATCCGCGGGCGGGATGATATCGTGATGTTCCGCTACCGGATTGTGCAGGAACGGATCGTTAAGGCGCTTACGATCACCCTGCTTACTTTGTTTTTGCTGATTTTTATCGCCATGGTTTTGTCCACGACAGAATCAGCGGACTTCCTGAGCATTTTGTTTGAAACGACTTCGGCATTCAGCACCGTTGGGCTGTCTATGGGGTTAACGACAAAGCTGACGGTCTTCGGAAAAATCGTCATTTGTATTACAATGTTTATCGGGCGTTTGGGTCCGCTTACTCTAGCTTATGCGCTTGGCCCAAAAAAAGGCCGGGAATTATACCGGCATCCGGAAGGCCAAATGATTATCGGATAA